One window of Trichoderma breve strain T069 chromosome 3, whole genome shotgun sequence genomic DNA carries:
- a CDS encoding histidine kinase-, DNA gyrase b-, and HSP90-like ATPase domain-containing protein: MDGPALVPDDVLDPLPPPPPRLFERLRQIAGYSWDESMPPFHSTYDFWHVFGTRYVSPSLPPSTSSQNASSPGSVSKLQSGRPTPSDHGGPLSSYSFGYSSEPPASPQPTAHSNPLASPSTDATYIEESVVARVSHHALREERAFQIAKSVSNTADPNGDHIVKPLDLIRLSPVTGDRGAIVVAIYQHPGPNQLLDLLDMGPAFYHARKDGDAYRAYYSRPTLQPPIKLELFLDFAIGATQCLEILHHSRGMVHGEIRGDAFHFNAEENKVRVMSFGSGVRSFEHGLTSTGWSMLSKELGGRNKLLFISPEQTGRMPAEPDTRTDIYSLGVVFWTLLTQQPVFTGESALDIVQAVLGRRIPNVATVRMDIPDVIGRVIQKCTAKNVADRYHSASGLRHDLISIKEYLEDGNSKALKEFKIGTSDVSSFFMLPTSMIGRQEEKAAVLRVINRVARSHAALRKGPTSRFSDGASLTEMMAFDDISSEGGASSIDGHNRRSGSFAQTISSETRATKNNFFPTVISETMTLSTDTTSSSQSTAAAYPRFTRPWERWERHQSISLGASSLSRQLGSSKFRRHGHCEVITVEGAGGVGKSIFVQSVLADARRNGYCATAKFDTAKRAPFGPLLKLLSSLFKQVWGERDTNTQFHQGLKQYIRPVWPMLHRILGLPEFLLGPPDMNLARPISSSQSSASRKDIRPVLKRRTSSPGTESPGPLQRNLAGGGSQSSQDYLRAGASTKSTRLINTILDVLRVFTTHKFICFSARMKMVVIVTYRPEELSPAKLQAVVQPIEVDEYPRSSRTQVTRIVLNPLIIQSKTAGNPFYMREMLSACHRKRCIWYDYRDSQWHYDMDRLFAQFQGEKDYDVLDTAFITHRLGELPSAARAVLAWAALLGGSFSFELLCRLMSGEFEYHDEDEFLACPNHVTQRSYTEGEAIAGLQAAIQAYIIVPTESDDRFRFAHDRYVQASSALKECNARKMHFIISQTLLKYYAVEARQRDSTASHICKAVEIIKRRVRCRREFRKLLMECARGATENGARPTAAKYYSAAARLLQDDPWSDDVEDASYDETIQLYLRSAECHLYMAEVTAAGELLSIIFANAKSPVDKAPAYVLQSRIYAQSGNSPAALVSLKESLALLGVSLDDEPTYEKCDEKFHKIVAQIQDIDRQELITHKKSSDPDIASIGAVLAEVTNAAWWSDRLQFYHLSLAMFDIYHDRGSFPQSGMVFLNLSVIALARFNMVSFAIDLSMVSQDLLFQARDAYSLARGEMLHQCFVGHIHCSMSLAISQMEDAIELASVAGDRMSTIHSYGLAAQIKFFASENCTELETFCELACEEIFRWACDSRGGVMLIAVRQACRALQGKTRVHSALEIMTDEKHNSASYKNWIVERTGGSSRPMLFYESFEIVVLFLYGHYDRAIEIGERCFDQLADLWSARNTRMIIFFYGLALAGRLLRQMQDPRSQPGDFTEEIAQLVEKLTGFLKMINDWATVSNVNYFSWVKLLEAQMAELSDHHGESVQGYEEALDHAAEHDFVLEEALGNYLMAGFFIRRKARRSARAALLDALSSFRQMAASGVAHAIEDAHSLLLHGPTRNHRVADMGVQTDFVTDAPSVQYRPVDGEDDDALTQIPSNALTESKGEQIGAWRNSMHMQTEDSGGLPALDMIDLHAILKSSQVISSLLQVEELLKTMCDVVLQTCGGSATNAAIVVDTDSDGWCVAASGDPEKGASAHKPALPLASTPLIAENVVLYCTRFMESVFIPDIVSDERFGNVSESWMQRNPTSKAIIAIPIRHANKPLLGVLYLEGVPGSFTDRNVTVLQLLVNQIGISYSNALSIKNLEKISAENLSMLDVQRAALKKALEAETKAKIAEAEAKRNVKLAEEAAKAKSIFLANVSHELRTPLNGVIGNSELLRDSDLNKDQLEMADSIRVSADLLLTVINDILDFSKMEADKMKLYNIAFNPEEMVREVVRAVSYSNREKASKRNVNIIQDINLPSMLIYGDPIRLHQVLGNLIGNSLKFTEDGSITIGARLDEETEERATLTFWVRDTGIGIPPQQLAKLFQPFSQADASTARKYGGSGLGLSICKSLIEIMMQGKIQLESEENLGTTAWYTARSAAFVERAASPNPYLDLTRVPKKDIRICVAEDNPINQKIAIQYVQRLGYTSVSAYENGLKAVEGLRQKAREGIPYHIVLMDVQMPVLDGYEATKLIRNDPIDEVRKILVIAMTASAIQGDREKCLAAGMNDYLAKPVRAEVLKRKLDAYMSNSRPSPPSSTPSPPNALTYANTTNGYTSETNSIVPKLPPPPRKPLPSSASSTSSEPLIRKPVPIRSGSGSLHESLFDGPHNSEDLEHEHPGSPIFDVEELETPYRDDSVASQADTKSPSTSRTSSDQEFSDSGARRGSGPGQNHQPRKLNKSRGNSTTTTEVKMENGVHEKGPVVREA; the protein is encoded by the exons ATGGACGGTCCAGCCCTCGTGCCCGACGATGTGCTCGACCCTCtacctccgccgccgccgcggctgTTCGAACGCCTTCGCCAGATAGCTGGGTATAGCTGGGATGAATCGATGCCGCCCTTCCACTCAACATATGACTTTTG GCACGTCTTCGGCACCCGATATGTTTCTCCCTCGCTACCCCCCTCCACCTCATCGCAGAACGCTTCCAGTCCCGGCTCCGTTTCCAAGCTTCAGTCCGGTCGCCCAACTCCCTCCGATCATGGCGGCCCGCTCTCCAGCTACAGCTTTGGCTACAGCAGCGAACCGCCCGCCTCTCCACAACCTACTGCCCACTCCAATCCCCTCGCCTCACCTTCTACCGATGCAACATATATCGAAGAGTCCGTCGTGGCGCGCGTGTCGCACCATGCCCTCCGAGAGGAGAGGGCCTTCCAGATCGCCAAGAGCGTCTCCAACACGGCCGACCCCAACGGCGACCATATAGTAAAACCCCTTGATTTGATCCGGCTAAGCCCGGTGACTGGCGACCGCGGGGCTATCGTCGTGGCCATATACCAGCACCCGGGCCCCAATCAACTGCTTGATCTCTTGGACATGGGGCCGGCCTTTTATCATGCGCGCAAAGACGGCGATGCATACCGAGCTTACTACAGCAGACCGACCCTTCAGCCCCCCATAAAGCTTGAACTCTTCCTCGACTTTGCGATTGGTGCGACCCAATGCTTGGAGATTCTCCACCACAGCCGAGGCATGGTCCACGGAGAGATTCGGGGAGATGCGTTCCACTTCAACGCCGAAGAAAACAAGGTCCGGGTCATGTCCTTCGGATCCGGCGTCCGGTCCTTTGAACATGGCTTGACTAGCACCGGCTGGTCGATGCTCTCGAAAGAGTTGGGGGGCAGGAACAAGCTGCTCTTTATCAGCCCCGAACAAACTGGTCGCATGCCCGCCGAACCCGATACCCGTACCGACATCTACTCGCTCGGTGTTGTCTTCTGGACCCTCCTCACTCAACAGCCCGTGTTCACTGGCGAATCAGCTCTCGACATAGTCCAGGCAGTGCTCGGCCGCAGAATTCCCAATGTCGCGACCGTACGGATGGATATACCAGATGTCATTGGGCGGGTTATCCAGAAATGCACGGCCAAAAATGTTGCTGACCGATATCACTCGGCCAGCGGGTTACGCCACGATCTAATCAGCATTAAAGAGTaccttgaagatggcaacTCAAAAGCTCTCAAGGAATTCAAAATCGGCACGAGCGATgtctcatccttcttcatgCTTCCGACTTCCATGATTGGTCggcaagaggaaaaggccgcCGTTCTCAGGGTTATCAACCGTGTTGCCAGGAGCCATGCTGCCCTTCGTAAAGGCCCTACCAGCAGATTCTCGGATGGAGCTAGCCTTAccgagatgatggcatttgACGACATCTCCAGCGAAGGCGGTGCCAGTTCAATCGATGGTCACAACCGCAGGAGCGGATCGTTTGCCCAAACAATATCGTCCGAGACTAGAGCAACGAAGAACAACTTCTTCCCCACAGTTATATCAGAGACCATGACCTTATCAACTGATACcacctcttcatcccaaTCTACTGCTGCCGCGTATCCTAGATTTACGAGGCCATGGGAACGATGGGAACGGCATCAGTCTATTTCCTTGG GTGCGTCTAGTCTGTCTCGGCAGCTTGGCTCGTCCAAATTTCGACGTCATGGGCACTGCGAAGTCATCACTGTTGAGGGTGCCGGAGGCGTAGGAAAGAGCATTTTCGTGCAGTCAGTGCTGGCTGACGCTCGGCGCAATGGCTACTGCGCTACGGCCAAGTTCGACACTGCAAAGAGGGCGCCCTTTGGACCGTTGCTGAAGCTGTTGTCGTCGCTTTTCAAACAGGTGTGGGGCGAAAGGGATACGAATACTCAGTTTCACCAAGGCTTGAAGCAGTACATTCGTCCGGTATGGCCAATGCTGCACAGAATCTTGGGGCTGCCCGAGTTTCTACTTGGCCCACCCGACATGAATCTTGCACGGCCAATCTCCTCGTCTCAGAGCTCAGCCTCGCGCAAGGATATCCGACCGGTGCTAAAGCGCAGAACATCATCCCCTGGAACCGAATCTCCCGGACCATTGCAGCGAAATCTGGCGGGTGGCGGATCCCAATCGTCCCAAGACTACCTCCGTGCTGGAGCCTCGACCAAAAGCACGCGTCTGATTAACACCATCCTAGATGTGCTCAGGGTTTTCACCACCCACAAATTCATCTGCTTTT CCGCTAGGATGAAAATGGTTGTCATCGTGACTTACAGACCAGAAGAACTTTCACCTGCCAAGCTTCAGGCTGTTGTACAGCCGATAGAAGTAGACG AATACCCTCGCAGCTCACGGACGCAGGTAACGAGAATCGTACTGAATCCCCTTA TTATTCAGTCCAAGACAGCCGGCAACCCGTTTTACATGCGAGAGATGCTCAGCGCCTGCCACAGGAAGAGGTGTATCTGGTATGATTACCGCGACAGTCAATGGCACTATGACATGGATAGACTATTCGCCCAGTTTCAGGGCGAGAAAGATTACGACGTTTTGGATACCGCATTCATTACCCACCGATTGGGCGAATTACCGTCAGCTGCTCGAGCGGTGCTTGCTTGGGCGGCTCTCCTTGGGGGCTCCTTTTCGTTTGAGCTGCTATGTCGGCTCATGAGTGGAGAGTTTGAGTAccatgacgaagacgaatTTCTAGCCTGTCCGAACCATGTCACCCAGCGCTCCTACACAGAGGGAGAGGCCATTGCAGGCTTACAAGCAGCCATCCAAGCTTATATCATCGTGCCAACCGAGTCAGATGACCGATTTCGTTTCGCTCATGATCGATACGTGCAGGCTTCTTCAGCTTTAAAGGAGTGCAATGCCCGAAAAATGCACTTCATTATTTCACAGACTCTACTAAAATACTACGCGGTAGAGGCTAGGCAACGCGACAGCACTGCTTCGCACATTTGTAAGGCCGTCGAAATTATCAAGCGCCGTGTACGCTGTCGTAGGGAGTTCCGCAAACTGCTGATGGAGTGCGCACGAGGTGCGACTGAGAACGGGGCCAGGCCTACGGCGGCGAAATACTACAGTGCTGCAGCCAGGCTCTTACAGGATGATCCATGGTCTGACGATGTTGAAGACGCATCTTACGACGAGACAATCCAGCTTTATCTTCGGTCGGCGGAGTGCCATCTATACATGGCCGAGGTGACCGCGGCTGGAGAACTCCTTTCCATAATCTTCGCCAACGCCAAAAGCCCGGTAGATAAGGCGCCGGCATATGTCCTGCAGTCGCGGATATATGCTCAGAGCGGCAATTCGCCAGCGGCATTGGTTTCTCTGAAGGAGTCATTGGCCTTGCTCGGCGTCTCGCTCGACGACGAACCGACGTATGAAAAATGCGACGAGAAATTTCACAAGATTGTTGCGCAGATACAAGATATAGATCGACAAGAACTAATCACCCACAAGAAATCAAGCGATCCCGACATTGCATCCATCGGTGCTGTGCTTGCCGAGGTAACCAATGCAGCCTGGTGGAGCGACCGCTTACAGTTTTATCATCTCAGCCTGGCCATGTTTGATATCTACCACGATCGAGGCTCGTTTCCACAATCCGGAATGGTGTTTCTCAACCTGTCCGTTATAGCACTGGCGCGTTTCAACATGGTTTCGTTTGCCATAGATCTTAGCATGGTCTCTCAGGACCTGCTCTTCCAGGCCCGCGATGCCTACTCATTGGCACGCGGTGAAATGCTACATCAATGCTTCGTTGGACACATACACTGCTCCATGTCGCTGGCTATTTCCCAGATGGAGGACGCAATCGAACTGGCGTCTGTTGCCGGCGACAGGATGTCGACAATCCACAGCTATGGATTGGCTGCGCAAATCAAATTCTTTGCGAGCGAAAACTGCACCGAACTTGAAACGTTTTGCGAACTAGCCTGCGAGGAGATTTTTAGATGGGCTTGTGATAGTAGAGGTGGAGTGATGCTCATTGCTGTCAGACAAGCTTGCCGAGCGCTGCAAGGCAAGACGCGCGTCCATAGTGCTCTGGAGATCATGACGGACGAAAAGCACAATAGCGCATCGTACAAAAACTGGATAGTGGAACGAACAGGAGGCAGCAGCCGCCCTATGCTTTTCTATGAAAGCTTTGAAATCGTCGTACTCTTCTTATATGGTCACTACGATCGAGCCATTGAGATTGGAGAAAGATGTTTTGATCAACTCGCCGATCTGTGGTCAGCAAGGAATACGAGGATGATTATTTTCTTCTATGGGTTGGCTCTTGCTGGTCGTCTGCTTCGACAAATGCAGGACCCGCGCAGTCAACCTGGAGATTTCACTGAAGAGATCGCGCAGcttgttgagaagctcaCTGGATTTTTGAAAATGATTAACGATTGGGCGACGGTGTCCAATGTGAACTACTTTTCATGGGTGAAGCTTTTGGAAGCACAAATGGCAGAATTGTCCGACCACCATGGCGAAAGTGTCCAGGGCTACGAAGAGGCTCTGGATCATGCTGCCGAGCATGACTTTGTGCTCGAGGAAGCTCTGGGCAATTATCTCATGGCAGGCTTCTTTATCCGACGTAAAGCACGGCGATCTGCTCgggctgctcttcttgatgctTTGAGCTCGTTTAGACAAATGGCAGCTTCTGGTGTCGCCCATGCCATTGAGGATGCGCATTCTCTTCTCTTACACGGACCAACTAGGAATCACCGTGTGGCCGATATGGGAGTGCAGACCGATTTCGTCACCGATGCGCCGTCGGTTCAGTATCGACCCgtggatggagaggatgatgacgcGCTGACCCAGATTCCTTCTAATGCTTTGACTGAGTCCAAGGGGGAGCAGATTGGGGCCTGGAGAAACTCAATGCACATGCAGACGGAAGACAGTGGCGGACTCCCTGCTCTCGATATGATCGATTTGCATGCGATCCTCAAGTCTTCACAAGTCATCTCATCACTGCTACAGGTGGAAGAGCTGCTTAAGACCATGTGTGATGTGGTTCTGCAGACTTGCGGCGGCTCAGCTACCAACGCTGCTATTGTGGTTGATACTGACAGCGATGGCTGGTGTGTAGCTGCCAGCGGCGACCCGGAGAAGGGAGCTTCGGCGCACAAACCAGCCTTGCCCCTCGCGAGCACGCCTTTGATTGCCGAGAACGTTGTACTGTATTGTACGCGATTCATGGAAAGCGTCTTTATACCGGACATCGTTTCCGATGAGAGATTTGGCAACGTTAGCGAGTCTTGGATGCAAAGGAATCCGACAAGTAAGGCCATCATTGCCATTCCGATTCGTCATGCGAACAAGCCGCTGCTAGGCGTCTTGTATCTCGAAGGCGTCCCAGGATCCTTTACAGACCGCAACGTGACTGttcttcagcttctggtTAACCAAATTGGCATCAGCTACTCCAACGCTCTGTCGATAAAGAACCTTGAAAAGATTTCGGCCGAAAACCTTTCCATGTTGGATGTGCAGAGGGCCGCGCTGAAGAAGGCTCTCGAGGCGGAGACGAAGGCGAAGATTGCGGAAGCGGAGGCAAAGCGAAACGTCAAACTGGCCgaagaggctgccaaggctaAATCCATCTTCCTGGCCAACGTCTCACATGAATTGCGGACACCTTTGAACGGAGTCATTGGAAACTCGGAGCTTCTACGCGACAGCGACCTGAATAAGGACCAGCTTGAAATGGCAGATTCGATTAGGGTTTCGGCTGACCTTTTGCTCACTGTTATCAACGACATTCTCGACTTTTCCAAGATGGAGGCAGATAAGATGAAGCTTTACAATATCGCCTTTAATCCAGAAGAGATGGTTAGGGAAGTCGTCCGGGCAGTTTCCTATAGCAACCGGGAGAAGGCGTCCAAAAGGAATGTCAATATCATCCAGGATATTAACCTGCCTTCCATGCTGATCTACGGCGACCCGATCCGCCTTCACCAGGTCCTCGGGAACCTCATTGGCAATAGCTTGAAATTTACAGAAGATGGATCCATCACCATTGGCGCTCGTCTAGACGAGGAAACCGAGGAGAGGGCAACCCTGACTTTTTGGGTCCGAGATACGGGAATCGGCATTCCACCCCAGCAATTGGCCAAGCTATTTCAACCATTCAGTCAGGCGGACGCCAGCACGGCCAGAAAGTATGGTGGAAGTGGCCTGGGGCTGAGTATTTGCAAATCACTCATCGAGATCATGATGCAGGGCAAGATTCAACTCGAGAGTGAAGAAAACCTCGGCACAACTGCCTG GTACACGGCCAGGTCTGCTGCATTCGTGGAGCGAGCGGCCTCTCCGAACCCCTATCTTGACCTGACCCGGGTTCCCAAGAAAGACATTCGCATTTGCGTGGCAGAAGACAATCCCATCAACcagaagattgccattcAATATGTACAGCGTCTGGGATACACCAGCGTTAGTGCATATGAGAATGGTTTGAAAGCGGTAGAGGGTCTCCGCCAAAAGGCCAGAGAGGGTATCCCTTACCATATTGTTCTCATGGATGTCCAGATGCCAGTCCTTGACGGATACGAGGCCACCAAGCTCATCCGAAATGACCCAATCGACGAGGTGCGCAAAATCCTCGTAATTGCCATGACAGCATCAGCAATTCAAGGCGACCGAGAGAAATGTCTGGCTGCTGGTATGAACGATTACCTTGCAAAGCCCGTTCGTGCCGAGGTACTCAAGCGGAAGCTGGATGCATATATGAGCAATTCCAGGCCGAGCCCTCCATCTTCTACCCCTTCTCCTCCTAACGCGTTGACATATGCGAATACGACGAATGGATATACCAGTGAAACAAATTCCATCGTGCCAAAATTGCCACCACCCCCGAGAAAGCCCCTTCCTAGTAGCGCGTCCAGCACAAGTTCTGAGCCGTTGATTCGGAAACCGGTTCCTATCAGGTCGGGGTCGGGTTCACTGCACGAGTCCCTATTCGACGGGCCTCACAACTCGGAGGATTTGGAGCACGAGCACCCTGGAAGTCCCATCTTTGACGTCGAAGAGCTGGAAACTCCGTACAGGGATGATTCAGTTGCCAGCCAAGCTGATACAAAGAGCCCCTCAACAAGCAGGACCTCGAGCGATCAGGAATTCTCCGATTCTGGGGCAAGGAGAGGGTCTGGCCCTGGGCAGAACCACCAGCCTCGAAAACTGAACAAGAGTCGAGGGaacagcaccaccaccaccgaggTCAAGATGGAAAATGGTGTTCACGAGAAGGGGCCTGTCGTCAGAGAGGCCTAG